Proteins encoded together in one Streptomyces sp. B1I3 window:
- a CDS encoding HAD family phosphatase gives MTSTVPASLTRTAEGSALQAVLLDMDGTLVDTEGFWWDVEVEVFADLGHRLNESWRDVVVGGPMTRSAGYLIEATGADIAIGELTVLLNDRFEKRIGRGVPLMPGAARLLAELAAHEVPTALVSASHRRIIDRVLESVGRHHFSLTVAGDEVIRTKPHPEPYLTAAAGFGADPWRCAVIEDTATGVAAAEAAGCRVVAVPSVAPIAPGPGRVVVPSLKHVDLAFLRGLVTEDR, from the coding sequence ATGACCAGTACCGTCCCCGCGTCCCTGACCCGTACGGCCGAAGGATCCGCCCTGCAGGCGGTCCTTCTCGACATGGACGGAACACTGGTCGACACCGAAGGCTTCTGGTGGGACGTGGAGGTCGAGGTCTTCGCCGATCTCGGTCACCGGCTGAACGAGAGCTGGCGCGACGTGGTCGTGGGCGGTCCCATGACCCGCAGCGCCGGCTACCTCATCGAGGCCACCGGTGCGGACATCGCCATCGGCGAACTCACCGTGCTGCTCAACGACCGCTTCGAGAAGCGCATCGGACGCGGGGTGCCGCTGATGCCGGGTGCCGCACGGCTGCTCGCCGAGCTCGCGGCCCACGAGGTGCCCACGGCCCTGGTCTCCGCCTCGCACCGGCGCATCATCGACCGGGTGCTCGAGTCGGTCGGCCGGCACCACTTCTCACTCACGGTGGCCGGGGACGAGGTGATCCGCACCAAGCCCCACCCCGAGCCCTACCTCACAGCGGCCGCCGGATTCGGGGCGGACCCGTGGCGCTGCGCGGTCATCGAGGACACCGCGACCGGCGTCGCCGCGGCGGAGGCCGCCGGCTGCCGTGTCGTCGCCGTGCCGTCGGTGGCGCCGATCGCGCCCGGCCCGGGGCGGGTGGTCGTGCCCTCTCTCAAGCACGTGGATCTCGCCTTCCTGCGGGGTCTGGTCACGGAGGACAGATGA
- a CDS encoding ABC transporter substrate-binding protein: protein MNRKTLVLPAVVGLLAPVLAACGGSDDGGDAIVVGTTDQFSASADTPAPLDPAIGYEAGVWNVLRQTVQTLTHIPRGGGEPVPEAAESCAFTDTENESYRCTLRDGLTFADGTPVTPDDVKYSIQRVLDIKDESGPVGLLANIDTIETKGENQVVFHLRTSDATFPYKLATPPAGIVQKDKYPAKTPRKGFQVDGSGPYTMKPEVKDNQIVKMVFTKNPKYKGDLKVLNDKVELTSFPDAAAMGKALDDEKIDMMTRTMSPEQAQEMLAQPKDGIKLTEMPGLAISYLGFNTEDPLVEDKAVRQAIAQVIDRGSVASKVYGSTAEPLYSLIPSGITNHTNSFFNKYGDPDASKAAGILEKAGIDTPVKFTLHYTTDHYGPATKAEYEMLAKQLNDSKLFEVKAEGTEWAKFRPAQSKGEYAVYGMGWFPDFPDPDTYTAPFLDEDNFLNSPYRSDTIQKTLIPQSRREADRSAAADTFTKIQNIVAEDAPVIPVWQGKQYVASLDDLNGVEWAVTSSADLQLWELGRGTAS from the coding sequence ATGAACCGCAAGACGCTGGTGCTGCCGGCCGTAGTGGGCCTGCTCGCGCCCGTGCTCGCCGCCTGTGGCGGGTCGGACGACGGGGGCGATGCCATCGTTGTCGGGACGACGGACCAGTTCAGCGCCTCCGCGGACACCCCGGCGCCACTCGACCCGGCGATCGGCTACGAGGCCGGCGTCTGGAACGTCCTCCGTCAGACGGTGCAGACCCTCACGCACATCCCGCGCGGCGGCGGCGAGCCGGTGCCCGAGGCGGCCGAGAGCTGTGCCTTCACCGACACGGAGAACGAGAGCTACCGCTGCACGCTGCGCGACGGGCTCACCTTCGCGGACGGGACGCCCGTCACACCGGACGACGTGAAGTACTCCATCCAGCGAGTCCTGGACATCAAGGACGAATCCGGCCCCGTCGGTCTGCTCGCCAACATCGACACGATCGAGACCAAGGGCGAGAACCAGGTCGTCTTCCACCTGCGGACCTCGGACGCGACCTTCCCGTACAAGCTCGCCACGCCGCCCGCGGGCATCGTCCAGAAGGACAAGTACCCGGCGAAGACGCCCCGCAAGGGCTTCCAGGTGGACGGGTCCGGCCCGTACACCATGAAGCCGGAGGTCAAGGACAACCAGATCGTGAAGATGGTCTTCACGAAGAACCCCAAGTACAAGGGCGATCTGAAGGTCCTCAACGACAAGGTCGAGCTGACCTCCTTCCCCGATGCGGCGGCGATGGGCAAGGCCCTCGACGACGAGAAGATCGACATGATGACCCGCACCATGTCGCCCGAGCAGGCCCAGGAGATGCTCGCCCAGCCCAAGGACGGCATCAAGCTCACCGAGATGCCCGGTCTCGCCATCAGCTACCTCGGGTTCAACACCGAGGACCCGTTGGTGGAGGACAAGGCCGTCCGGCAGGCCATCGCCCAGGTCATCGACCGCGGGTCCGTCGCGAGCAAGGTGTACGGCAGCACGGCCGAGCCGCTGTACTCCCTGATCCCGTCCGGTATCACCAACCACACCAACTCCTTCTTCAACAAGTACGGCGACCCCGACGCCTCCAAGGCCGCCGGGATCCTGGAGAAGGCGGGCATAGACACGCCTGTGAAGTTCACGCTCCACTACACGACCGACCACTACGGTCCCGCGACCAAGGCCGAGTACGAGATGCTGGCGAAGCAGCTCAACGACTCGAAGCTCTTCGAGGTCAAGGCCGAAGGCACCGAGTGGGCGAAGTTCCGGCCGGCGCAGAGCAAGGGCGAGTACGCGGTGTACGGAATGGGCTGGTTCCCGGACTTCCCGGACCCGGACACCTACACGGCGCCGTTCCTCGACGAGGACAACTTCCTCAACTCGCCCTACCGGTCGGACACCATCCAGAAGACACTCATTCCGCAGTCCCGGCGCGAGGCGGACCGCAGCGCCGCGGCCGACACCTTCACGAAGATCCAGAACATCGTGGCCGAGGACGCTCCGGTCATCCCGGTCTGGCAGGGCAAGCAGTACGTCGCCTCGCTCGACGACCTGAACGGCGTCGAGTGGGCTGTCACCTCCTCGGCCGACCTGCAGCTCTGGGAGCTCGGCCGCGGCACCGCTTCCTGA
- a CDS encoding response regulator transcription factor encodes MAIRVLLVDDQPLLRTGFRMILEAEGDLAVVGEAGDGLQAIDQVRALQPDVVLMDIRMPRMDGVEATRQITGPGRDGPAKVLVLTTFDLDEYVVEALRAGASGFLLKDAPANELVQAIRVVAAGEAMLAPSITRRLLDKYADHLPSGEESVPDALHTLTEREVEVLKLVARGLSNAEIAADLFVSETTVKTHVGHVLTKLGLRDRVQAAVYAYESGLVRPGAQ; translated from the coding sequence GTGGCTATCCGCGTCCTGCTGGTCGATGATCAACCGCTGCTGCGCACCGGTTTCCGGATGATTCTGGAGGCGGAGGGGGACCTCGCGGTGGTCGGCGAGGCCGGTGACGGCCTGCAGGCCATCGATCAGGTGCGCGCACTCCAGCCCGATGTCGTGCTGATGGACATCCGGATGCCGCGGATGGACGGCGTCGAGGCGACCCGGCAGATCACGGGCCCCGGCCGCGACGGCCCGGCGAAGGTCCTGGTGCTGACGACCTTCGATCTCGACGAGTACGTCGTGGAGGCGCTGCGCGCGGGCGCGAGCGGCTTCCTGCTGAAGGACGCTCCCGCCAATGAGCTGGTGCAGGCCATCCGGGTGGTGGCCGCGGGCGAGGCGATGCTCGCGCCGAGCATCACGCGCCGGCTGCTCGACAAGTACGCGGATCACCTGCCCTCGGGCGAGGAGTCCGTGCCGGACGCCCTGCACACCCTCACGGAGCGTGAGGTGGAGGTGCTGAAGCTGGTGGCGCGGGGGCTGTCCAACGCGGAGATCGCGGCCGACCTGTTCGTCAGCGAGACGACGGTCAAGACGCATGTGGGTCATGTCCTGACGAAGCTGGGCCTGCGCGACCGCGTGCAGGCGGCCGTCTACGCCTACGAGAGCGGTCTGGTGCGCCCCGGCGCCCAGTGA
- a CDS encoding PD-(D/E)XK nuclease family protein, whose translation MQCPLLYRFRVIDKLPEKPSEAATRGTLVHAVLERLFDAPAGDRTAPRAKALIPGQWDRLLESKPELTGLFAEDPDGERLAEWLDQAERLVERWFSLEDPTRLEPAERELFVETELESGLRLRGVIDRVDVAPTGEVRIVDYKTGKAPRPEYAEGALFQMKFYALVIWRLKNVVPRRLQLVYLGSGDVLTYDPVPADLERVERKLLALWKAIRLATETGEWRPRPTKLCGWCDHRAVCPEFGGTPPVYPLPIRPAESVEGVQGTMEPVRAEAGRPAALEGP comes from the coding sequence ATGCAGTGCCCCCTGCTCTACCGCTTCCGGGTGATCGACAAGCTGCCCGAGAAGCCCAGCGAGGCGGCTACCCGAGGCACGCTGGTGCACGCCGTGCTCGAGCGGCTGTTCGACGCCCCGGCGGGGGACCGTACGGCTCCTCGGGCCAAGGCGCTGATCCCCGGTCAGTGGGACCGGCTGCTCGAGTCGAAGCCGGAACTGACCGGGCTCTTCGCCGAGGACCCGGACGGAGAGCGGCTCGCGGAGTGGCTGGACCAGGCGGAGCGGCTCGTGGAGCGGTGGTTCTCCCTGGAGGACCCGACGCGCCTGGAGCCGGCCGAGCGGGAGCTGTTCGTCGAGACGGAGCTGGAGTCGGGGCTGCGGCTGCGCGGGGTGATCGACCGCGTCGACGTCGCTCCGACCGGTGAGGTCCGGATCGTGGACTACAAGACGGGCAAGGCCCCGCGGCCGGAGTACGCCGAGGGCGCGCTCTTCCAGATGAAGTTCTACGCGCTGGTGATCTGGCGCCTGAAGAACGTCGTCCCGCGCCGGCTGCAGCTGGTCTACCTCGGCAGTGGTGACGTGCTCACCTACGACCCGGTTCCGGCCGACCTGGAGCGGGTGGAGCGCAAGCTGCTGGCCCTCTGGAAGGCGATCCGGCTGGCCACGGAGACGGGCGAGTGGCGGCCGAGGCCCACGAAGCTGTGCGGCTGGTGCGACCACCGGGCGGTCTGTCCCGAGTTCGGCGGGACTCCCCCGGTCTATCCCCTGCCGATCCGCCCGGCGGAGTCGGTGGAGGGTGTGCAGGGCACAATGGAGCCGGTCCGGGCCGAGGCCGGCCGACCGGCGGCCCTCGAAGGCCCATGA
- a CDS encoding site-2 protease family protein has product MDESGDSERPQPGAGGKDPGTGPGKGARRRQEDPGGGLLMGRPFGVPVYVAPSWFVVAALITWVFGGQLDRVLPELGGARYLVALFFAIAFYASVLVHELAHTVAALRYKLPVRRIQLQFFGGVSEIEKESETPGREFVLAFVGPLLSLVLGGVFYIPLQFVEAGTVPGVLLAGLMVSNLIVAAFNLLPGLPLDGGRMLRAVVWKITGRPMSGTVAAAWVGRGLAVTVLIGLPLLTHTGALGNATSEISGVETVTDALLAAILAGIIWTGAGNSLRMARLREHLPDLRARALTRRAVPVESATPLSEALRRANEAGARALVVVDGHGNPKGVVREAAIVGVPEHRRPWVAVSGLAQDLTDGMRVPAELAGEALLDRLKATPATEYLVVEETGEIYGVLSTADVERAFVAAMARPAA; this is encoded by the coding sequence GTGGACGAGAGCGGCGACAGCGAGCGCCCACAGCCCGGCGCAGGGGGGAAGGACCCCGGCACCGGACCCGGGAAGGGCGCACGGCGACGCCAGGAAGATCCCGGTGGCGGCCTCCTCATGGGTCGTCCCTTCGGCGTGCCCGTGTACGTGGCGCCCAGCTGGTTCGTCGTCGCCGCACTGATCACCTGGGTCTTCGGCGGCCAGCTCGACCGCGTCCTGCCCGAGCTCGGCGGAGCCCGCTACCTGGTCGCGCTCTTCTTCGCGATCGCCTTCTACGCCTCCGTCCTCGTGCACGAGCTCGCCCACACCGTCGCCGCGCTGCGCTACAAACTGCCCGTCCGGCGCATCCAGCTCCAGTTCTTCGGTGGCGTCTCCGAGATCGAGAAGGAGAGCGAGACCCCCGGACGCGAGTTCGTCCTCGCCTTCGTGGGCCCCCTGCTCTCCCTCGTGCTGGGCGGCGTCTTCTACATCCCGCTCCAGTTCGTCGAGGCGGGTACCGTCCCGGGCGTCCTCCTGGCCGGGCTGATGGTCTCCAACCTCATCGTCGCCGCCTTCAACCTGCTCCCGGGCCTGCCCCTGGACGGTGGCCGGATGCTGCGCGCCGTCGTCTGGAAGATCACGGGCAGGCCCATGAGCGGCACCGTCGCCGCGGCGTGGGTCGGCCGGGGTCTGGCCGTCACCGTCCTCATCGGCCTCCCGCTCCTCACGCACACCGGTGCTCTCGGCAACGCCACCAGCGAGATCAGCGGTGTGGAGACCGTCACCGACGCCCTGCTCGCGGCCATCCTCGCCGGCATCATCTGGACCGGAGCCGGCAACAGCCTGCGCATGGCCCGGCTGCGCGAACACCTTCCGGACCTGCGGGCCCGCGCGCTCACCCGGCGCGCAGTCCCGGTCGAGTCCGCCACCCCGCTCTCCGAGGCGCTGCGCCGTGCCAACGAAGCCGGTGCCCGCGCCCTCGTCGTCGTCGACGGCCACGGCAACCCCAAGGGAGTCGTCCGCGAGGCGGCCATCGTCGGCGTCCCGGAGCACCGCCGCCCCTGGGTCGCGGTGAGCGGCCTCGCCCAGGACCTCACCGACGGCATGAGGGTCCCGGCCGAGCTCGCGGGCGAGGCACTCCTGGACCGGCTCAAGGCGACCCCGGCCACCGAGTACCTGGTCGTCGAGGAGACCGGTGAGATCTACGGCGTGCTGTCCACCGCCGACGTCGAACGCGCGTTCGTCGCGGCCATGGCCCGCCCTGCGGCCTGA
- a CDS encoding tRNA (adenine-N1)-methyltransferase — protein MSEPTGAARRRGPFKVGDQVQLTDPKGRHYTFTLEAGKNFHTHKGSFPHDELIGAPEGSVVRTTGNVAYLALRPLLPDYVLSMPRGAAVVYPKDAGQILAFGDIFPGARVVEAGVGSGALSTFLLRAIGEQGMLHSYERREDFAEIAQQNVERYFGSPHPAWQLTVGDLQDNLSDTDVDRVVLDMLAPWECLEAVSKALVPGGILCAYVATTTQLSRTVESIREIGCFAEPQPWESMIRNWHVEGLAVRPDHRMIGHTGFLVTARRLADGVEPPLRRRRPSKGAYGDDYDGPGSRSGSATRD, from the coding sequence ATGTCCGAACCGACCGGTGCCGCCCGCCGTCGCGGCCCATTCAAAGTCGGGGACCAGGTCCAGCTCACCGACCCCAAGGGACGCCACTACACGTTCACGCTCGAGGCCGGAAAGAACTTCCACACCCACAAGGGTTCTTTCCCGCACGACGAGCTGATCGGTGCTCCCGAGGGCAGTGTTGTCCGTACCACGGGAAACGTCGCCTACCTCGCGCTGCGCCCCCTGCTCCCCGACTACGTCCTGTCCATGCCCCGCGGCGCCGCCGTGGTCTATCCCAAGGACGCGGGGCAGATCCTGGCCTTCGGCGACATCTTCCCCGGCGCCCGCGTCGTCGAAGCCGGCGTCGGCTCCGGAGCCCTCAGTACCTTCCTCCTGCGCGCCATCGGCGAGCAGGGCATGCTGCACTCCTACGAGCGCCGCGAGGACTTCGCCGAGATCGCCCAGCAGAACGTCGAGCGCTACTTCGGCTCCCCGCACCCCGCCTGGCAGCTCACCGTCGGTGACCTCCAGGACAACCTCTCGGACACCGACGTCGACCGTGTCGTCCTGGACATGCTCGCCCCCTGGGAGTGCCTCGAGGCCGTCTCCAAGGCACTCGTGCCCGGCGGCATCCTCTGCGCGTACGTCGCCACCACCACCCAGCTCTCGCGGACCGTCGAGTCCATCCGCGAGATCGGCTGCTTCGCCGAACCGCAGCCCTGGGAGTCGATGATCCGCAACTGGCACGTCGAGGGCCTGGCCGTCCGTCCCGACCACCGGATGATCGGCCACACCGGCTTCCTTGTCACCGCCCGCCGCCTGGCGGACGGCGTCGAGCCGCCGCTGCGCCGCCGCCGCCCCTCCAAGGGCGCCTACGGTGACGACTACGACGGTCCCGGCAGCCGGAGCGGCTCCGCCACCCGCGACTGA
- a CDS encoding ferredoxin yields MTVQQDAPGDSDAQDLEVWIDQDLCTGDGICVQYAPEVFELDIDGLAYVKSADDELLQDKGATTPVPLPLLQDVVDSAKECPGDCIHVRRVSDNVEVFGPDAA; encoded by the coding sequence ATGACCGTGCAGCAGGACGCTCCGGGCGACAGTGACGCGCAGGATCTCGAGGTCTGGATCGACCAGGATCTCTGTACGGGCGACGGCATCTGCGTGCAGTACGCCCCCGAGGTGTTCGAGCTCGACATCGACGGACTGGCGTACGTGAAGAGCGCCGACGACGAGCTCCTCCAGGACAAGGGGGCCACTACTCCGGTGCCGCTGCCGCTGCTCCAGGACGTGGTGGATTCGGCCAAGGAGTGCCCGGGCGACTGCATCCATGTACGTCGCGTCTCGGACAACGTGGAAGTCTTCGGCCCGGACGCGGCCTGA
- the arc gene encoding proteasome ATPase gives MAAHDDDINRGIRPGRGSEDPAGQVAYLEQEIAVLRRKLADSPRHTRILEERIVELQTSVAGVSAQNERLAGTLREARDQIVALKEEVDRLAQPPAGFGVFLQANEDGTCDIFTGGRKLRVNVSPSVELDGLRRGQEVMLNEALNVVEAMEFERAGDIVTLKEILEDGERALVVGHTDEERVVRLAEPLLDITIRPGDALLLEPRSGYVYEVVPKSEVEELVLEEVPDIDYDKIGGLGDQIELIRDAVELPYLHPDLFKEHELRPPKGILLYGPPGCGKTLIAKAVANSLAKKVAEVTGQPAGKSYFLNIKGPELLNKYVGETERHIRLVFQRAREKASEGTPVIVFFDEMESLFRTRGSGVSSDVENTIVPQLLAEIDGVEGLENVIVIGASNREDMIDPAILRPGRLDVKIKIERPDAEAAKDIFAKYLTSSLPLHADDLAEHTGSREAAAHAMIQSVVERMYTESEENRFLEVTYANGDKEVLYFKDFNSGAMIQNIVDRAKKMAIKAFLDQGQKGLRVSHLLQACVDEFKENEDLPNTTNPDDWARISGKKGERIVFIRTLVTGKQGADTGRSIDTVANTGQYL, from the coding sequence GTGGCAGCCCACGACGACGACATCAACCGCGGCATCCGGCCCGGGCGGGGGTCAGAAGACCCAGCCGGCCAGGTTGCCTATCTCGAGCAGGAAATCGCCGTCCTGCGACGTAAGCTCGCCGACTCTCCGCGTCATACGAGGATTCTCGAAGAGCGGATCGTCGAGTTGCAGACCAGCGTGGCAGGTGTGTCCGCGCAGAACGAGCGGCTCGCCGGCACGCTCCGGGAGGCCCGCGACCAGATCGTGGCCCTCAAGGAGGAGGTCGACCGGCTCGCTCAGCCACCGGCCGGCTTCGGTGTCTTCCTGCAGGCCAACGAGGACGGCACCTGCGACATCTTCACCGGGGGCCGCAAGCTCCGGGTGAACGTCAGCCCCAGCGTCGAGCTCGACGGCCTCCGGCGAGGCCAGGAAGTCATGCTCAACGAAGCGCTCAACGTGGTCGAGGCCATGGAATTCGAGCGGGCCGGGGACATCGTCACCCTCAAGGAGATCCTTGAGGACGGCGAGCGCGCCCTGGTCGTCGGGCACACCGACGAGGAACGGGTGGTGCGGCTCGCCGAGCCGCTGCTGGACATCACCATCCGTCCCGGCGACGCCCTCCTGCTCGAACCCAGGTCGGGCTACGTCTACGAAGTGGTGCCCAAGAGCGAGGTCGAAGAACTCGTCCTCGAAGAGGTTCCGGACATCGACTACGACAAGATCGGCGGCCTGGGAGACCAGATCGAGCTGATCCGTGACGCGGTCGAGCTCCCCTACCTCCACCCCGACCTCTTCAAGGAGCACGAACTGCGCCCGCCGAAGGGCATCCTGCTCTACGGCCCTCCCGGCTGCGGCAAGACACTCATCGCCAAGGCCGTGGCCAACTCCCTGGCCAAGAAGGTCGCCGAGGTCACCGGCCAGCCCGCGGGGAAGAGCTACTTCCTCAACATCAAGGGCCCCGAACTCCTCAACAAGTACGTCGGTGAGACCGAGCGGCACATCCGCCTCGTCTTCCAGCGTGCCCGGGAGAAGGCGAGCGAGGGCACCCCCGTCATCGTCTTCTTCGACGAGATGGAATCCCTCTTCCGCACCCGTGGCTCCGGTGTCAGCTCGGACGTGGAGAACACCATCGTCCCCCAGCTGCTCGCCGAGATCGACGGTGTGGAGGGCCTGGAGAACGTCATCGTCATCGGTGCCTCCAACCGCGAGGACATGATCGACCCCGCCATCCTGCGGCCCGGCCGTCTCGATGTGAAGATCAAGATCGAGCGCCCGGACGCGGAGGCCGCGAAGGACATCTTCGCGAAGTACCTCACCTCGTCGCTCCCGCTGCACGCGGACGACCTGGCCGAGCACACGGGGTCGAGGGAGGCCGCCGCCCACGCCATGATCCAGTCGGTCGTGGAGCGGATGTACACGGAATCCGAGGAGAACCGCTTCCTCGAGGTCACCTATGCGAACGGCGACAAGGAAGTCCTGTACTTCAAGGACTTCAACTCCGGAGCGATGATTCAGAACATCGTGGACCGGGCGAAGAAAATGGCCATCAAGGCATTCCTCGACCAGGGCCAGAAGGGCCTGCGCGTCTCCCATCTCCTCCAGGCGTGTGTGGACGAGTTCAAGGAGAACGAGGACCTGCCCAACACCACCAACCCGGACGACTGGGCCAGGATTTCCGGAAAGAAGGGCGAGCGGATCGTGTTCATCCGCACACTCGTCACCGGAAAGCAGGGCGCGGACACCGGTCGTTCCATCGACACGGTGGCAAATACCGGACAGTACCTGTAA